The Pseudomonas sp. B21-023 genomic interval GTTCCTTGTGTTCGTTGAGGATGTGCGCGGTCAATGCCACCACCGGGGTACGCGGGCGCTGGTTGGCGCTTTCCCAGGCGCGCAGCTGCTGGGTGGCGGAGAAACCATCGAGCACCGGCATCTCGCAGTCCATCAGCACCAGGTCGTAGTGCTTGGCCTTCATCGCCTGCAAGGCCTCTTCACCATTGCTGGCGGTATCGGGTTCGAGGTTGAGCTTGCCGAGCATGCCGCGGATGACCTTGGTCGAGATGCTGTTGTCCTCGGCCACCAGGATGCGGAAGTCGCCGGGCAGGTCCAACGGCACCGGGGTACCGACCGGCAGTGGCGGTGCGGCCTGCTCGCGGCCGCGCAGGGCGAGCTCCTCGGCAAGGGTGGTCTTGAGCGTGTAGCCGGCCACCGGCTTGGCGAGGATACGCTTGACCCCGGCGTTGCGGGCGATGATCTTGCTCGGCGCATTGCTGATGCCGGTGAGCATGACCACCAGGATGTCGTGGTTCAGGCTCGGATCTTCCTTGATCTTCGCTGCCAGTTGCATGCCGGTCATGCCGGGCATGTTCTGGTCGAGCAGCACCGCGTCGAAATAGTCACGCAGATGCGCCTTGGTGCGCAGCAAGGCCAGTGCCTCCTTGCCCGACGGCACCGCGCTGACGTTCATGCCCCAGGCGCTGCATTGCTGCACCAGCACCTTGCGGCAGGTGTCGTTGTCGTCCACCACCAGTACCCGGGCATCGCGCAGCGGGCCGTCGAGGTCGGTGGGCGGCTGCTCCAGGCGCAGCGGGTCGAGCGGCAGGGTCAGCCACAGGGTGTTGCCCATGCTGGTGCTGGTCTTGATGCCGAACTCGCCCTGCATCAGGCCGATCAGTTGCTTGGCGATCACCAGGCCAAGGTGGCCACCGAGTTTGTTGCTGGAGAGGAAGTGGCGGCTGTGCAGCTCGGCCTGCAGCAAGGCGTCACGCTCGGCCGGCGGCATGGGCTCGCCGCTGTCCTGCACGGCGATGCGCAGGCGTGGGCTGTCGCCGCGCTGGTCTAGGGCCACCACCAGCAGGATCTCGCCCTGGCTGGTGTTCTTCAGGGCGTTGTCCAGCAGACTCGACAAGGCCTGGCGCAGGCGTGTCGGATCGCCGCTGACGACCCGGGGCACCTGGGGCTGGGTGAAACTGATCAGCTCGATGTTCTGCTGTTCGGCCTTGGCTCGGAAGATGTTCAGGCAGTCCTCGATCAGGGCATTGAGGTCGAACTGCACGTCGTCCAGCTCGATCTGCCGCGACTCGAGCTTGGAGATGTCGAGGATTTCGTTGATCAGGGTGAGCAGTTCGTTGCCGGCGCTGTGGATGGTCTGCACATAGTCGCGCTGCTTGACCGACAGCGGCGTGCCCAGCAGCAACTCGGTCATGCCCAGCACGCCGTTCATGGGGGTGCGGATCTCATGGCTGATCTTGGCCAGGAACTCGGCCTTGGCGTTGATCTCGGCATCGCTGGCGGCCAGGGCGCGGCTGGCGCGAAAGCGCTCCTCGCTGATCCGGCGCAGGCGCTCGCTGACTGCCAGGTTGAGCAGCAGGCCGCTGACCACGGTCAGCGCCATGAGGATGCACAGCAACCAGGGCGTGGAGGTGCGGGTGAGGCCCAGCAGGGCCGGCAGCAGCACCAGGCCGCCGAGGTTGAACACCAGCATCGCCACGGCGAACAGGCGCGCCGGGCCGTAGCCCTTGTACCAGTGATAGCCGCTGACCAGCAGCATGCTCACGCTGCCCAGGGCGAGCAAAGCGTAGGTCATCAGGTTCAGCGGCAGGGTGTCGACGAACAGCAGCACCAGGCCGCTGACGGCGGCCACCAGCATCTCCAGGTGCAGCAGGCGGTTGAGCCGCGCCGAACTGCAGGGGGAGAAGAAGTGCAGGGTGAAATACAACCCGGCCAGGCCTGCCAGCACCAGCGTCAGGTAGGCCGCCGGGGTCTGCGCGCTGTGCCACAGGTGCCACCAGGGCCCGCTGAGGTTTAGCAGGATCAGCGCGCTGAGCAACATCAGGCCGTGGTACAGCGCCAGCACCAGCGTGGTACTGGAACGCGTGTAGGCAAAACGGATCAGGTTGTGCAGGATCAGCATCACCAGGCCACCGAACAACAGGCCGAACAGCAACGACTGGCGCTGGTCGGCGGCGGCGTGGGCGGTGGTCTCGACAGTGATGGCCGGGCGCAGTTGGTGTTCGGAAACCAGCCGCAGGTAGATATCCAGCGGTTGGTTACTGTGCGGCAGTGGCAGCACGTGGTCCCTGCCGCGCAGGGTGGGGCTGAGGCCGTCGCCCTGCCGGCCATGGTGCAACTGGCGCAGCAGTTTGCCGCCTTCCAGGGCGTAGAGGTCCAGGCGTGACAGGTCGGGGGCGAAAATACGAACCAGTTGTTCCTGGTCGCTCGGATCCAGACGGTAGTGCAACCACAGGGCCTGGTCGGGGAGGGCGGCATCCAGTTCTTCGAGGGCCAATGGGCTGAACTGGTTGCGGTAGCGTTCGGAGCGCACGTCGGACAGCTGCAGGTTGGCCTGTTCATCGAGCAGCGCCGACCAGCCCGCGGCCTGTTCGGCGTGCGCCGGGAGCAGGCAGAGCAGGGTCGTCAGACTGACGAACAGGGCTATGGCAATCCGAAGCCGACGCACGACGAAATCCCTTCTTAGCTAATGTGCCGGATAACCACTATGCGCGGCGCGCCAAGGCGAAGGCAAGGCCCCGGCGGGGCCTTGACGACGAGCCGAAGGCCGTGCGCCGGGAGCACCACGACCGTTGGCTGCACTTTTACTGCTGCTCACCGCGCTCGCGGGCGATGGCCCGGTAGCCGATGTCGTTGCGGTAGAAGCTGGCGTCCCACTTGACCTGCTCGGCCAGGCGGTAGGCCTGCTGCTGGGCGGCTTCGACGGTGTCGCCCATGGCGGTGGCGCACAGCACGCGGCCACCGGCGGTGACCACCTGGCCGTCCTTCAGTGCGGTGCCGGCGTGGAACACCTTGCCTTCCAGCTTGGCGGCGGCGTCCAGGCCGCTGATCGCGGCGCCCTTGGCGTAGTCGCCCGGGTAACCACCGGCGGCCAGCACCACGCCCAGGCTCGGGCGCGGGTCCCATTGCGCTTCGACCTTGTCCAGGGCCTTGGCAAAGGCTGCTTCGATCAGCAGCACCAGGCTCGACTCCAGGCGCAGCATGACCGGCTGGGTTTCCGGGTCGCCGAAGCGGCAGTTGAACTCGATGACCTTGGGGTTGCCCGCCTTGTCGATCATCAGGCCGGCATACAGGAAGCCGGTGTAGACGTTGCCTTCCTCGGCCATGCCGCGCACGGTTGGCCAGATCACCTGGTCCATCACGCGCTGGTGCACGTCGGCGGTGACCACTGGCGCTGGGGAGTAGGCACCCATGCCGCCGGTGTTCGGGCCGGTGTCCTGGTTGCCGACACGCTTGTGATCCTGGCTGGTGGCCATTGGCAGCACGTTGTGGCCATCGACCATGACGATGAAGCTGGCTTCCTCGCCGTCGAGGAACTCTTCGATCACCACGCGCGAACCGGCTTCACCGAAGGCGTTGCCGGCAAGCATGTCGCGCACGGCGTCTTCGGCTTCCTGCAGGGTCATGGCGACGATCACACCCTTGCCTGCAGCCAGGCCGTCGGCCTTGATCACGATCGGCGCGCCTTTCGCACGCAGGTAGGCCAGGGCCGGCTCGATCTCGGTGAAGTTCTGGTAGTCGGCAGTCGGGATCTTGTGGCGGGCCAGGAAGTCCTTGGTGAAGGCCTTGGAGCCTTCCAGCTGGGCCGCGCCCTTGGTCGGGCCGAAGCAGTCCAGGCCACGGCTGCGGAACAGGTCCACGACACCGATGACCAGCGGCGCTTCCGGGCCGACAATGGTCAGGTCGACGTTCTTCTCGGCGAAGTC includes:
- a CDS encoding hybrid sensor histidine kinase/response regulator, whose translation is MRRLRIAIALFVSLTTLLCLLPAHAEQAAGWSALLDEQANLQLSDVRSERYRNQFSPLALEELDAALPDQALWLHYRLDPSDQEQLVRIFAPDLSRLDLYALEGGKLLRQLHHGRQGDGLSPTLRGRDHVLPLPHSNQPLDIYLRLVSEHQLRPAITVETTAHAAADQRQSLLFGLLFGGLVMLILHNLIRFAYTRSSTTLVLALYHGLMLLSALILLNLSGPWWHLWHSAQTPAAYLTLVLAGLAGLYFTLHFFSPCSSARLNRLLHLEMLVAAVSGLVLLFVDTLPLNLMTYALLALGSVSMLLVSGYHWYKGYGPARLFAVAMLVFNLGGLVLLPALLGLTRTSTPWLLCILMALTVVSGLLLNLAVSERLRRISEERFRASRALAASDAEINAKAEFLAKISHEIRTPMNGVLGMTELLLGTPLSVKQRDYVQTIHSAGNELLTLINEILDISKLESRQIELDDVQFDLNALIEDCLNIFRAKAEQQNIELISFTQPQVPRVVSGDPTRLRQALSSLLDNALKNTSQGEILLVVALDQRGDSPRLRIAVQDSGEPMPPAERDALLQAELHSRHFLSSNKLGGHLGLVIAKQLIGLMQGEFGIKTSTSMGNTLWLTLPLDPLRLEQPPTDLDGPLRDARVLVVDDNDTCRKVLVQQCSAWGMNVSAVPSGKEALALLRTKAHLRDYFDAVLLDQNMPGMTGMQLAAKIKEDPSLNHDILVVMLTGISNAPSKIIARNAGVKRILAKPVAGYTLKTTLAEELALRGREQAAPPLPVGTPVPLDLPGDFRILVAEDNSISTKVIRGMLGKLNLEPDTASNGEEALQAMKAKHYDLVLMDCEMPVLDGFSATQQLRAWESANQRPRTPVVALTAHILNEHKERARLAGMDGHMAKPVELSQLRELVQFWAGQRQAVSDDTTQIL
- the purD gene encoding phosphoribosylamine--glycine ligase, producing the protein MKVLIIGSGGREHALAWKVAQDPRVEKIFVAPGNAGTASEAKCENVAIDVTALEQLADFAEKNVDLTIVGPEAPLVIGVVDLFRSRGLDCFGPTKGAAQLEGSKAFTKDFLARHKIPTADYQNFTEIEPALAYLRAKGAPIVIKADGLAAGKGVIVAMTLQEAEDAVRDMLAGNAFGEAGSRVVIEEFLDGEEASFIVMVDGHNVLPMATSQDHKRVGNQDTGPNTGGMGAYSPAPVVTADVHQRVMDQVIWPTVRGMAEEGNVYTGFLYAGLMIDKAGNPKVIEFNCRFGDPETQPVMLRLESSLVLLIEAAFAKALDKVEAQWDPRPSLGVVLAAGGYPGDYAKGAAISGLDAAAKLEGKVFHAGTALKDGQVVTAGGRVLCATAMGDTVEAAQQQAYRLAEQVKWDASFYRNDIGYRAIARERGEQQ